CTTCGGTAAAATAACAATTGATCAAAATAACGTGCACGTACAAATTTTTAAACCCAACCATAGCAAAGGAAATATATTTTTATTACATGGCTATTTAAGTCATGTCGGTTATTTAAAACATATTATTCAGTTTTTAAATAACCAGTATTACACAGTAATTAGTTATGATTTGCAAGGACATGGCCTTTCAACAGGTAAGATTGCCTCTGTCAACACATTTGATGATTATGGTCGTATTATGGAGAAATTATTAACAATAATAAAAAAGGAACTGAGTGGTCCCATACACCTAATTGGTCACAGTACTGGTGGCGCCATCATCGTTGATTATCTATTGAGACATCCAAGTCATGACGTCGATAAAGCTATATTGGTTGCACCACTTATTCATTCAAATTATTGGAATTTATCACAAATTGGGCTATACATGTTGAAATGGTTCCCTTTTATCCAGCATATAAAAAGGAACTTCCGTCAAAATTCAACAGATGAAGCATATTTACGTTCCATAAAAACTGACCCACTTCAATCAGACAATGTTCCGGTGAAATGGGTCAACGCATTAATGACATGGAATAAAAAAATACAAGATTATCACGAAAGCAAAAAGTTCATTTATCTCATTCAAGGAAATCAGGATAAGACAATAGATTGGAAATACAACATAAAATTTCTCCAACATAAATTTCAAAACTTACAAATTGCTCAAATTGATCAAGGACGTCACGAGCTTTTTAATGAGGCAGAGCCTATTAAAAGGATTGTGTTTCAACGAATTCTCAAATACTTGGAACCTTAACATTACCAGCTTCTTTCGTCATACTTAATTTTATTTTCAAAAAATGATACGATAGAAGAAAGGAGAGATGATCGATAATGAAAATTGCTTTTATTTCAGATGTTCACGGGAACGCGATAGCATTAGATGCAGTATTAAATGATATTAGAAAAAAAGAAGTTGATAAGATAGTAGTGCTTGGGGACCTTGCTTATCGTGGACCAGAGCCAAAACGATCGATTGACTTAATTAAAAATTTAAACACAACCGTTATTAAAGGTAATGCAGATGATTGGATTGTACGTGGCGTAAGAAAAGGTGAAGTTCCTGACGCAGCACTTGATAAGATGAATGAAGAAAGAGACTGGTCTGTGGCCCAATTATCCCAAGCGGACATTGCTTACTTAGAAAAACTACCTACAGAAACGCTATTTGAAGAAAACGATATCGTTTTTCACGGTTTTCATGCAACACCAAACAGTTTATTTGATGCGGTACTTCCAAATGCAACGGATGAAATGATCGAGTCAGAATTAATGAAAAAGGTTGCGGATGTTTATCTGTATGGACACATTCATAAATCTTATATTCGTACGATAAACGGTAAAATGATTATTAATCTAGGTAGTGTTGGACTGCCATTTGATGGTATTACAAAGGCTTCTTATGCTCTTGTTGATGTGCAAGATGGAAGTGTTAGTGCTTCGATTGAAAAAGTATCTTATGATTTTGAAAAAACGATTGATAAATATAAGGAAGTAAACTATCCAAATATTGAGTTAATGAAAAATATCATTCAAAACGCAAA
The nucleotide sequence above comes from Paraliobacillus zengyii. Encoded proteins:
- a CDS encoding alpha/beta hydrolase → MTDNLEINKILEQLSTSEEQLDFAQPNHLTPAMKAYQDYYGFKQSNLSFHFGKITIDQNNVHVQIFKPNHSKGNIFLLHGYLSHVGYLKHIIQFLNNQYYTVISYDLQGHGLSTGKIASVNTFDDYGRIMEKLLTIIKKELSGPIHLIGHSTGGAIIVDYLLRHPSHDVDKAILVAPLIHSNYWNLSQIGLYMLKWFPFIQHIKRNFRQNSTDEAYLRSIKTDPLQSDNVPVKWVNALMTWNKKIQDYHESKKFIYLIQGNQDKTIDWKYNIKFLQHKFQNLQIAQIDQGRHELFNEAEPIKRIVFQRILKYLEP
- a CDS encoding metallophosphoesterase family protein — encoded protein: MKIAFISDVHGNAIALDAVLNDIRKKEVDKIVVLGDLAYRGPEPKRSIDLIKNLNTTVIKGNADDWIVRGVRKGEVPDAALDKMNEERDWSVAQLSQADIAYLEKLPTETLFEENDIVFHGFHATPNSLFDAVLPNATDEMIESELMKKVADVYLYGHIHKSYIRTINGKMIINLGSVGLPFDGITKASYALVDVQDGSVSASIEKVSYDFEKTIDKYKEVNYPNIELMKNIIQNAKN